A region of the Pseudomonadota bacterium genome:
GCGAGGAAGCCTGCCTGGCCGGGCTCAGCGAAGCACCCATGCCGGCAGCATGAGGAATGGAGGGCAGCGGCACCGGACCCCTGTGCGCAGGTAGTGGCGGCACCGGGGCCAGCGGTTGCTGCGCTGCCTTGAGCGAGTCCGCCAGCGACGCCGGAGGTTGCGACTTGCGCACGGCTTTCAGTATGGATTCTGACACCTTACCGGCGCCGGCAAAAGGTCCCTTGGTCGTGTCGTGCAGGCGGGCATCGATGAGCGGCTCGATCTCCGGCCGGGCGAACTCCACCGAGTGGGCCGTGCCAATGTCCACCACGAACAGATCGAGCTCCCGCACCAACGCCTGCCGGAACGCGGCTCGGGCCCCGATCTCGCGCCACAAGACCGAACCGTCCGGGTTGACCCAGCCGTAGCGCCGGGCCGCCAGATCCAGCGTGTTGACATCCGTGAACACCGGCATCGCACTGGTGCCCTCGCTGTTGGTCAGGGTTCGGATTTCCTCATCGAGCCCGGGCCAGGTAGCTACGAATACGGTACGTTGCGACAACGCCACCAGGGCATCTACCCGCGCCTGCTCGCTCGTTTGCGCATCGCCGAGCAGGCGCACGAACGCTTCTCGAGCAGAGCCCTGTCCAGCGTCCTGCGCACCTCCCATACCTTGGATTCTAGCGCACCCCCCCGCGAACACCTCAAGATTCTGCCTCCCCGGGCCCCCGCCAAGCGCAGAGCGTATCTCGAAAATGCGGGCCCAAGCCGACCCCACCCGGCCATTCTTGACACCCCCCTGGCTCCATGTATGGTGCGTCCGGCTCCGGCCACGCCCAGGTAGCTCAGTCGGTAGAGCAGGGGACTGAAAATCCCCGTGTCGGCAGTTCGATTCTGTCCC
Encoded here:
- a CDS encoding SseB family protein, which translates into the protein MGGAQDAGQGSAREAFVRLLGDAQTSEQARVDALVALSQRTVFVATWPGLDEEIRTLTNSEGTSAMPVFTDVNTLDLAARRYGWVNPDGSVLWREIGARAAFRQALVRELDLFVVDIGTAHSVEFARPEIEPLIDARLHDTTKGPFAGAGKVSESILKAVRKSQPPASLADSLKAAQQPLAPVPPLPAHRGPVPLPSIPHAAGMGASLSPARQASSRQPPSGPAAASATVVNLVAPSAQMADDVLNALAASLRDYPEVEWAAEVGRADAPRLRMIGLRLDPSYTERAQQIIAGMREASAMRASPIEVMLLTDPAAVRAARQHGRVFFPWRSK